The DNA region GTCAGAGATCAGTGACCAGGTCACCAACAGCCCCTCTCCCTCCATTTTGGTAAGCAATGGCATTCTATCATCAGAGGCTTTGGTGAGCCGTCTTCTAGTATTAGGGGAattgtgttttgcttttcctgctcttcctgtTTCCCCACTCGTTGACCTTGAGTAGGATGAGCTAATCCTGATCTTCATTTCATCTCTCTTGTCTCTTAACCCCTGCTTCATCCCTAGctggggcttacctggtggctcagacggtaaagaatccacctgcaatgcaggagacccaggctcgatccctgggtcaagaagatcccctggagaaggaaatgacaacccactccaggattcttgcccggaaaaccccaaggacagaggagcctggggggctatagtccgtggggccgcaaagagtcagacacgactgaatgactgatgcTTGCACTCTCATCCCTAGTCGATTCCACAGAGCGACTCTGGTTTAAGGAGGGTCGTTCTTTGACAACTTACTGGTTTTCTTCATCCTGCCCTTGAAATGATCACAGGGACATGGCTTCTTTGTCAGCCTGGGCGCTGTCATGAGTGTTCTTCTAGGGCCTCTCAGGAACCAATCTGAAATAAGGGGGTTGCTGCTTAGGAAGGTTCACATGTTTGAGGGCTAGGACTTGACTTGCCATCTTCCTTACCTCCCAGGTTTTTCATATTTCAGTGGGAAAGGGTCAACACAGAACAGTTATATGAGCACCAGGGTCTCTAAGTTGTTTTGCTGACCTGTATGGTCAAGAATGGGCTttcccgatagctcagttggtaaagaatccacctgcaatgcaggagaccctagttcaattcctgggtcgggaagatccgctggagaagggataggctacccactcaagtattttggggcttcccttgtggttcagctggtaaagaatctgcctgcaaagcaggagacctgggtttgatccctgggttggggagataccctggagaagggaaaggctacccacaccagtattctggcctggggaattctctggactgtacagtccatggggtcgcaaagagccagacacgactgagcgtgttTCACTTTCATGGGCAAGAATTTGGTGGCAGGTTTGGAGGAAGCATCAGAGTGTCATTAGGGAGACCAAAAAAATGAGCAATgagtgggagggagcttcaagagggaggggacataagtaTACATGTGACTGATGCACGTTGTTatgtggcagagaccaacacaatattgtaaagcaatggtcctccaattaaacataaattttaaaaaatgaggaataagAGGTGTCTGCCTTTCAGTGGCTGCTTTACTTCGACTAAGCCATTTTGCCCCTCTGATTTCAGTCTTGCCTGTGAGTAAAATAAGGCTGAGAATGGGGTCCAGGAAGGTCTTGGAAGGCAGCCCTGGGTTGTTGGGGGAAAAGGTAAGGGAGAGGGGGCCAGCCAGACCTTCAGCCTGGACCCTGGACCCTGGAGGAGTCTGGCTCTTACATGAGACTCAGGAAGAAATGAGTggtgggctgggggagagggcagggggCGAGGGCAGCTCTGGTAATATCTGCTCTGCTCTCAGAAAGATTCAGGGGAGCAAGTGGGGATCTCGGCGGTGCACTGTTGTTGTCGATATTGTGTTACTGACCTTGGCACTCACATTCTTGGCCTCCTTCTCGGAGCCACCTCCCAGAAGCCTGGCGTTGGTCCCTCTGGCCTCTGGCGACCCCTGTGGGAAGGAAACTGGTCACTTCCAGGAACTGGAAAGGGAAGGCTCCAAGGCCCTTTTCCCTGTGCCTCTGGGTCCGCGCAGCTCCATCGCGCTTCCTATTTACTGAGGGAGCTAGGGTACTTCAAGAGAGGGGTATTGTCAATGGATAAGGAATCGAAGCATAAAATCCAGCCTAGAGAAAAGCTTAGCTGGAGGTAGGCAGAGAAAGAATAGCTTCTGGATAGAAGAGAGGACAAAAGGTAGGGGTATTGATCAAGACCTGACAACTTCCCCCATTAAAGTCCCTACCCTACACACGTTATTCTCCTGACTTAAGAAATAAGAGCAAAGAGTAGATTATTCCATAAACCAGTCAAGAACTTCACCTGACCTCTGTGTTTGGTTGTATTTGAATCCATAGTCCCCGTTCAACTGTTAACATAAGAGGATGGTATTTACCTTTGTCCCTCTGGAACAAACCCATTTCTCCTTTTGTCTCTATTCAAGTCTGTCGTATCACCTGATGCTCTCTTATGCCCGTTTTGTGTTTCTTGATATCATTACCAAGCTGTTGTTATAGCATTGCACTAATTAAGTGAATCACCATCTCTTTTATTTTGAGGTGAGaaaaccgaggcccagagagagTCAATGCAATGCCCAAGTTCACAGCGTTAATGGTGACTCATCTGGAGCTAAAACCTAGGTCCAAGGCTCTTAGCCTTTTAGTCTTTCTTCGAACCTACATGACCTAATGTCATGGGAGCTATTTATCATAAGTAATTTTCTAATTAATAGGTAATCTTATAAGGAATTAGTCTGTTATTGTAAGCAATTTATTTCTTAACATTGTCATTGCttctcagttatttattttttccccatttccccATGAAAAGCATATTAAGCAGGTATGTGGTTGTTTTAAGAGATAAAGCAAGATCAGATTTTATTTGGAGATTTCTGGGCAGGATTATGTAGTGTTATTTCTGCTCACCAGACTGGGTCCAACATTGCAActacccttgcctgggaaacgGGAATTGAGCCTGGAATTGCATTCCCTGGGGGCCTCAGTGAGCTTTCTGCATCTCATTGCCGTTATGCCTTTGAAGCTACTTGAGAATGAAATTTTACTCACTcgatttattgaacacttactaggTTCACATTATCCATCATTTACTCTTTACAACAGTTGTACATGCTAAATGGtgttttactcattttaaaatgaagcttAAAAAACTTAAGCATCTTGTCCAGGATTccaaggggttcccaggtggtagagcagtcaagaatccaccagccaagcaggagacgagggttcggtccctgagtggggaagatcccctggagaaggaaatggcaacccactccagtactcttgcctggagaatcccgtggacagaggagcctgatgggctacagtccatggggtcacagagagtcggacatgactaagcacgcaagcgcgcgcacacacacacacacacacacacacacacaccagggttAAAAAGTGAGTGATGGAGCCAAGATTTGGATCACGGTCGATCCCCTG from Cervus elaphus chromosome 4, mCerEla1.1, whole genome shotgun sequence includes:
- the LOC122692112 gene encoding C-X-C motif chemokine 17, which produces MKVLISSLLLLLPLMLMSAVSSSSHTGVARGQRDQRQASGRWLREGGQECECQDWFLRGPRRTLMTAPRLTKKPCPCDHFKGRMKKTRHQRHHRKSNTPSKACQQFLTRCLLESIALPL